In the genome of Porphyrobacter sp. ULC335, one region contains:
- a CDS encoding cytochrome c3 family protein, with translation MAFLIRTIDFTAAGREIIRDRVVDQASLTIGRAAECDIHLPDLAVEQRHVRIDLAGDGTLSVAALGTLGFALDGRAVNQGSVDPRTGGEIALGAARLAIAREDDGKTSITIRQIVADEGKGDALRGFALASVLPSKRAMSWVLAGAILLLLLLVPVASHLLRTPAKPDPTGKTAGTVLMDSAWTSGELSLKHHTLENNCESCHVNAFESVQDETCVSCHKDTGDHAPMGRLDKGSPALSPGDAVQWKIAEGFGKEGPLGCVSCHSEHEGPVRTAAGGEAFCSDCHKTLDTRLTDTALANAHDFGKAHPQFRPIYFASFGAAKPVRAAPGGKPVERSGLKFPHDVHMNARGGAARMAISLPQYGNPLECKDCHSLTPDRIGFKEVKMEDACEGCHSLVSGRTAGGGFSKLRHGDVKDLAEDLARISTGPRSPVGPARQRPGQLGSAATPYRADFGRPVRAYIGLSNALSVGGVCTECHLPTTGPTGQADLMPVNLPDRFLSSGYFNHEAHKKEKCTDCHAADTSRVASDLLIPDLKSCRECHLGAAAVKTKKIVPSDCAMCHAYHLPAGQWSPKGAAPHYKPPPPPAKTTVAAKLAQAKP, from the coding sequence ATGGCATTCCTGATCCGCACCATCGATTTCACCGCCGCCGGGCGCGAGATCATCCGCGACCGGGTGGTGGATCAGGCCAGCCTCACCATCGGCCGGGCGGCGGAATGCGACATTCATCTGCCCGATCTGGCGGTTGAGCAGCGTCACGTGCGGATCGACCTTGCAGGCGATGGCACACTTTCGGTCGCCGCCTTGGGCACCTTGGGATTTGCGCTTGATGGCCGGGCGGTCAACCAAGGCTCCGTCGATCCGCGCACCGGGGGCGAGATTGCGCTGGGCGCAGCGCGGCTGGCCATCGCGCGCGAAGATGATGGCAAAACCTCCATCACTATCCGCCAGATTGTCGCCGACGAGGGCAAGGGGGATGCGCTGCGCGGCTTCGCGCTGGCCAGTGTGCTGCCGTCCAAGCGGGCGATGAGCTGGGTGTTGGCCGGGGCGATCCTGCTGCTCTTGCTGCTGGTGCCCGTCGCCAGCCATCTGCTGCGAACACCTGCCAAGCCCGATCCGACCGGCAAGACCGCCGGCACCGTGCTGATGGACAGCGCCTGGACCTCGGGCGAGCTATCGCTCAAGCACCATACGCTCGAGAACAATTGCGAAAGCTGCCACGTCAACGCCTTTGAAAGCGTGCAGGATGAAACCTGCGTCAGCTGCCACAAGGACACCGGCGATCACGCGCCGATGGGCCGCCTCGACAAGGGCAGCCCCGCGCTGTCGCCCGGTGACGCGGTGCAATGGAAGATCGCCGAAGGCTTCGGCAAGGAAGGCCCGCTCGGCTGCGTCTCCTGCCATTCCGAACACGAAGGCCCGGTCCGCACGGCCGCGGGCGGCGAGGCCTTCTGCTCCGATTGCCACAAGACCCTCGACACCCGCCTGACCGACACCGCGCTCGCCAATGCACATGATTTCGGCAAGGCGCACCCGCAGTTCCGCCCGATCTACTTCGCCAGCTTCGGCGCGGCCAAGCCGGTGCGCGCAGCTCCGGGCGGCAAGCCGGTCGAACGCTCGGGCCTCAAGTTCCCGCACGACGTCCACATGAACGCGCGCGGGGGCGCGGCACGGATGGCCATATCCCTCCCGCAATATGGCAACCCCCTCGAATGCAAGGATTGCCACAGCCTCACCCCTGACCGCATCGGGTTCAAGGAGGTGAAGATGGAAGACGCGTGCGAAGGTTGCCACAGCCTTGTTTCCGGTCGCACCGCCGGGGGCGGGTTCAGCAAGCTGCGCCACGGCGATGTGAAGGACCTGGCTGAAGATCTCGCCCGGATCAGCACCGGCCCGCGCAGCCCTGTCGGTCCCGCACGCCAACGCCCCGGCCAGCTGGGCAGCGCCGCGACGCCCTATCGCGCGGATTTCGGTCGTCCGGTGCGCGCCTATATCGGTCTCTCCAACGCGCTCAGCGTCGGCGGGGTGTGCACCGAGTGCCACCTGCCCACCACCGGCCCCACCGGGCAAGCCGATCTGATGCCGGTGAACCTGCCCGACCGCTTCCTGTCGAGCGGCTATTTCAATCACGAGGCGCACAAGAAGGAAAAGTGCACCGATTGCCACGCGGCCGACACCTCCAGGGTGGCGAGCGACCTGCTGATCCCCGATCTCAAGAGCTGCCGCGAATGCCATCTTGGCGCGGCGGCGGTGAAGACCAAAAAGATCGTGCCATCCGACTGCGCGATGTGTCACGCCTATCACCTGCCCGCCGGGCAATGGTCGCCCAAGGGGGCCGCGCCGCATTACAAGCCGCCGCCGCCTCCCGCCAAAACGACAGTTGCGGCCAAACTTGCACAGGCTAAACCATAG